Genomic DNA from Sphingobium sp. WTD-1:
ATGATAGCGACGATATCAGCGCGAGGATTCAGGCAAGGAACTCGACCTCAAACCCGCAGAAATCCGCGGTTTGCGGCACCATGCCGCGCTCGGAGGAACTCGGTGGATTCGCCCGGCCGGCTACAACGCCGAATAACGCCGGGAACCCGCAGAAATCCGCCGTTTCTACCCGGCCGGTTGCAGGCTCTAAGCGATGGCCGGCCGCCAAGGGAAATCCGCCGTCGGTCGAGAACCGGAGCCCGACCGAACTGCGCCTTGATGACAGCTATCAGCGCTCGACTGACAACGGCGCCAGCAAGGCGCTGATCAAGCGGATCGCGACTGGCTGGGACTGGCGCATGTGCCTGCCGCTGGTCGTGTCGAAGCGCGACGACGGATCGCTATGGGTGATCGACGGCCAGCACCGACTGGCGGCGGCGCTGTTGCGCGGCGATATCCAGTTCCTGCCCTGCTGCGTCGGCGTCTATGGCAGCGTCGCGGATGAGGCCGCCATGTTCGTCGCCATGAACCGGGCGCGCAAGCCGATGAACCGGCTGGACGACTTCCACGCCGCCATCGCCAGCGGTGACAGCGAGGCGATCGAGATCACCCGCCTGATCACTGACGCAGGATTCACCGTGTCGCGTAAGACCGGCTCGCAGTCGTGGCGCCCGGGCGAGGTGGCCTTTACTAGCGCGATATCGAAGGTGCTGCGCAAGCATGGCGCGAAGGTCTGCGCCGATGCGCTGCGGACGATGCAGGAGGCTTGGCCCGGCGAAGTGCTGAATGCCGGCGCTAGCATGTTCACGGCGCTGACGAAGCTCGCGATCAGCCCGCCCGACGGGTTCGACCATGACCGCCTGTTCCGGGCGCTGCGCAAGCGCACCCAGCGCGAATGGGCCAGCTTCCTGAGCGAGACCAAGGGCGGTGGCGATGATCGCGCGGCCCAGCTGCGCCAGGTGCTGCTGATGGCCTACGAGGAAGAGACGGGGGCGGGCGATGATCGTTGAAATCCCCGTCTACCACCGTCCCGACGGTTCGCGGACGATCGGCCAGCCGGACCCGCGCCACGGCGTCAGGCTGGGCAGGATCGCGATGGCGTTGAACGGGCCGAGTTTTCGGCCCGTCGACTGCGGACGAAATTCGTACGCAGTCCCAAAGGTATCGAACGAAATTCGTTCAATGCCGCCTTGCGACTGTCTGTCATGCCAGACCGGCCGCCCCGATTACCCCTGTTTGATTGAGGATGGCCAATGACCGAGGGCGAAAAGCTGATCGACGTCACCGACGCAATCGTCAACAATTTGGTCGCGGAGCACGGCTTCCCGGTGATCGCGGCCATCTTGGGGTCCGCGGCGGCCATCGCTGTCCTCAATGGGCGCGAGCCCTACCTCCGAGAAGTACTTGCTATGCTCGAAGTCACCATCGATCAGATGGTGGCCCACCGGAAGGAATCTGCATCGTGACCGTGCTTTCCCGCTTCGATGCCTGGTTGGGCAAGACGCTGTTCCACCCGCCGATCATCCTTGCCTGTCAGCTCACTCGGCAGACGCAATATGCGATGAACCGGGCGCTGTGGTTCTTCGCCGCGTGTCACGCGACCTATTACGCCCAGGGCGCGAGCTGGGGAATTGTGGCCATCCTTTGGTCGTGGGTGCTTGTCACCTTCATTAGCGCGACAGTGACCCCCGATATGCCGACGGCATCGTTCGGCTTCTGGCGCTTCATCTGGTGGCTGATCTTCGCGCTAGGCGTGGCGAGCGCCTGCACCACTGGCGAATTGAGTGACGGCACGGTCCGCGCCCTCATCATCCTGTTCGCTGAATATGCCTCAACCATCAAGACGATCCCGCCGCGCAGGAAGCGCGAGAAGCGGGCGAGCGCGAAGGAGGCGTTCAATGGCCAGTAATCCCGATCGCCTCATTTCGCTTGCCGAGGTCAAGGAATTGACCGGGCTCGGAAAGACGATGATCTACCGCATGATCAAGGCAGGAAGTTTTCCGCAACAGTATAAGCCAGGAGGCTTTGCAAGCCGCTGGAGCGAGTGCGAGATATTGGCCTGGCGCGAATCTCAGCGCGCAGCTTGAGGAGGAAATAGGTGGACGATACTCAGGGCACTTTCGAAGATCGCATCCAGCACGCGGCCGATTATTTCGCCGAACAGATCGATGAGATTGCAACGAGGACGTATGTGCGGGAGGGCATTTTGAAACAGGCTGTCGTGGCCGCGATCTGGGCACTTTTTGAGAAAATGCCCGACGAGCGCGGAGCCCTTGCCGACATATTGGAGGATTTCCCCGCTATAGTCCGAGAAGCGGCGGCGAATGCTCGTAAAGCCGAGGACGACTAAATTCTGCCCGGTCCTGTTGCCGCGTAGCGGATGGGCTGCCCGAGGTGGATCTCGGGCGGCCAAAAGCCCTCCAGCAGCATATCTGCCCAATCCTGAGCCAGTTCGCGGCGCCTATCCATGTATGATGCCCGGTTGTAGGCGCCCTCGACCTTGTTCTGGGGGATATGCGCCAGCATCAGGTCGATGATAGCGCGATCGTCAACCATCCCGAGGGCTTTGGCGCGCTCATTCATTATCGTGGAAAAGGCGGCGCGGAAGCCATGCGGAACATGACGCTGGTGGTATCCGGCGCGGATGAGCAGGGCACGCAAGGTGTTCTCGCTTATAGGCCGGTGCATGTGGCGCTCGCCGGGGAACATCAAATCCAGATCGCCGGTCAAGGTGTGCAGCACTTTCAGCACGTCGACAGACTGCCGAGCGAGAGGCACGAGGTGATCACCATCCGCTTCGGCCTTGCGATCCCCGTCGCCTTTCATGCGCGCGGCGGGAATGCGCCAGAGGGGCGTCGGGCCGTATAGATTCTCGATCTCATCCCACCGCGCAAATCGAAGCTCACCCGGCCGGACCGCAGTCAGCGCGTGGAAGCGCAGCGCCAGCTTAGTGATGGCCCGGCAGCGCTCACCCTCCGCATCTATCAGAATTTGGCGCAAGCCGGTCAGAGATGTCACGGCCGGCTGCTTCTTCGCCCGCGGTTTCGGCTTCAACGCCTTGCCCAGGCTGGCGGCGGGGTCGCTGTCGCAGATGCCGGCCGCAATTCCATAGACGAAGACAGACGAGAGACGCGCGCGAATGCGGTGCGCGGTTTCAATCGCGCCCCGATCCTCGACCAAGGTCAGCAGCTCAAGAAGCTTCGGGGCCTTAATGGAGGTGATAGGCAGGTCGCCAATATGGTCGAAGATATTCTCGGACAGGCTATCAATCACGTCCTGAGCATGAACGGCCGACCATCGGACCTTGGTTTTACCCCACCAGGCCCGCGCTACAGTCTCGAACGTGTTGTCGTTTGCCAATGCCTGCGCTTTGGCCGCGACCCTGCGTTCGATGCCGGGATCTTTGCCATCGCGCAGTAACGCCTTGGCAGCATCGCGCTTGCCACGCGCATCGAGCAGGGAGACGGCAGGGTAGGAGCCGAAGGCGAGGGTCTTCTGCGCGGGCTTGCCCTTGGCGTTGAGGCCATAGGTGTAGTTCATGCGCCAGTGCTTTCCGCCAGCGCGTGAGACCTGAAGATAGAGCTGGCCCGAATCCGACAGGCGATAATCCTTTTCCCGAGCCTTGGCCGCCTTGATCTTCGCGTCGTTCAGCATCTCACCCTCGATACCATGGATGCCATGGCCCGATACCATGTCATCTACCATGCTGACCGGTGAACGCCCATGAACGAAAGCGGAACGCCGGATAAGCCGAATATGAGCAAAAACCCCAGAAAATCAAGGTTTGGTGAACGGTTGAGAACTGTTGAGGAAGCAAACTTGGCGGAGCGGGAGGGATTCGAACCCTCGATACGCTTTTGACGTATACTCACTTTCCAGGCGAGCGCCTTCGACCACTCGGCCACCGCTCCGCAGGAACCCCATCGTCGCTGTAAGCGGCGTGAATCGGGTTCATATTCCATCGCACTGGAGGCGGCTCCCTATCGCGCGACAACGCACTAGGCAAGGGGATGCTTTACTTTCTTGCGCGGCAATTGTTTGATTGGGTCATGACCCTTCGCCGCCGTGTCGCGCTGCTCGCGCCCTTCATCGTCATCCTGCCCCTTGCCGCTGCCGATGCGGCCGATCCGCCGGCCACGCCCAGCGCGGTCGTGGCGCAGGCGCCGGCCAGTGCCTGGCGCACCGTCCCGGCGCAGGATCTGCTGGTGATGACGATCGAGGGCGGCAAGCGCGTGGTGATCCAACTGGCGCCGCAATTCGGGCCGCGCCATGTCGCCAATATCCGCGCGCTCGCCACCGCCCATTGGTGGGACGGCACCAGCATCAACCGGGTGCAGGACAATTATGTCGTCCAATGGGGCGACGCGACCGAGAAGAAGCCGCTGCCTACCGGCCTCGCGCCGACCAGTCCGGCCGACTATGTCCAGTCGCTTGGGGGCATGAAGGCGAAGCTGACGCCGCTGCCCTATCCCGATCCCTATGCGCCGGCGACCGGGTTCATCGATGGCTGGCCGGTGGCGATCGACGGGGACGCCGCCTGGCTGCCGCACTGCTATGGCATGATCGGCGTCGGCCGCAACATGTCGCCCGATGCCGGCACGGGGGCGGAACTCTACACCGTGATCGGCCAAGCGCCGCGCCAGCTCGATCGCAACATCGCGGTCGTCGGCCGCATCGTCGAGGGGATGGCCGCGCTCACCAGCCTGCCGCGCGGTAGCGGTGACTTAGGCTTCTACACCGACGCCGAACGCAAGCTGCCGATCGTCTCGGTGCGGCTGGCCAGCGATCTGCCCGAAGCGGAGCGCCCTCGCTTCCAGGTGATGGATACAGGCTCGGCCAGTTTTACCGACTATCTGCGTCTGCGTGCCAACCGGAAGGATGATTTCTACGATCGGCCTGCCGGGGGCGTCGACCTGTGCAACGCGCCGGTGCCGGTGCGCCTGGCGCCCTAAATAGGAAGGTCGCGCAGCCGATAGCCGCGCCAGTCGCGGATGCGGCGGATGGCGAAGCTGGTGCGGATCGCCGACACGCCAGGCAGGCGGGCGAGGCAGTCGCGATGGACCGCGTCGAAGCCCTTGAGGTCGGCGGCGGCGACCCGCAGCAGATAGTCGGCCTGACCCGCCATCAGATGGCATTCTAATATTTCCGGGAAGCCCGCGACCGCCGTCTCGAACCGTTCCATCGCCTCGCGGCTCTGGCTGGTCAGCGAAATCTCGACAAAGGCCTGGAGCGTCAGGCCCAGCGCCGCCGGATCGAGCCGGGCGGCATAGCCCTCGATCATGCCGGCGTCCTCCAGCGCACGGATGCGGCGATGGCAGGCGGAGGAGGAGAGGCCGATTTGCTCGCCCAGTTCGTTCATCGACCGGCGGGAATCGCTCTGTAGCGCCTCCAGCAACGCGATGTCGAACCGATCCATGCAATGTTATCCCGATGAAATTAGATTTCGCGATATATTGTCCTGCATGCGGGTGATCGCAAGCGCAAATCAGGGAACAATCTCCACCCGCTTGGCGATATGATGGGGGCACAACCGGCGGGGCTGCGTTGTCCTTTCAGGATGGGCCATCCCGCTGCAAAATGGAGAGCGTCTCATGATCGTCGGCACCGTCAAGGAAATCAAGAATCACGAATATCGCGTCGGCCTGACCCCCGAGAGCGTCCATGAACTGACGGCCCATGGCCATGAGGTTCTGGTCGAGACCGGTGCGGGTGAGGGCATCGGCGCGCATGACGCGCTCTATGAACGAGCCGGTGCCACCATCATCGCCACCGCCGCCGAGGTGTTCGCGCGCGCCGAGATGATCGTCAAGGTGAAGGAGCCCCAGGCCGTCGAGCGCGCGATGCTGCGCCCCGGCCAGATCCTCTACACCTATCTCCACCTCGCGCCCGATCCGGAGCAGACCCGCGACCTGATCGCCTCAGGTGCGACCTGCATCGCCTATGAAACCGTGACCGACGCCAGCGGCGGCCTGCCGCTGCTGAAGCCCATGAGCCAGGTCGCTGGCCGCATGTCGATCCAGGCCGGCGCGACCGCGCTGGAAAAGGCGCATGGCGGCCGCGGCGTGCTGCTGGGCGGCGTGCCGGGCGTGCTGCCGGCCAAGGTCGTCGTGATCGGCGGCGGCGTCGTCGGCTTCAACGCGGCGCAGATGGCGGCCGGCCTTGGCGCCGACGTCACCATTCTCGACCGCAATCCCGAAGTGCTCGAAAAGCTCGGCATGTATTTCGAGGCGCGGGCCAAGACCCGTTTCTCGAACCGCGCGAACCTGGCCGAATGCGTGGCCGAGGCGGACCTGGTGATCGGTGCGGTGCTGATTCCGGGCGCCGCCGCACCCAAGCTGGTCAGCGCCGACATGCTCAAGACCATGAAGAAGGGCGCGGTGCTGGTCGACGTCGCGATCGACCAGGGCGGCTGCTTCGAAACCAGCCATGCCACGACCCATGCCGACCCGACCTACATCATCGACGGCATCGTCCATTATTGCGTCGCCAACATGCCCGGCGCGGTCGCCCGCACCAGCACCTATGCGCTCAATAACGTGACCCTGCCGCATGCGCTGCGCATCGCCGAACTGGGCTGGAAGGATGCGCTGCGCCGCGATCCGCACCTGCTCGCGGGCCTCAATGTCTGGGACGGCAAGGTCACCTACAAGGCCGTCGCCGACGATCTGGGCCTGCCCTACACCCCGGCGGAAGACGCGATCGCCTGATCGTCCCGCCTCTATTTCCCGGCGCCCCGACAGCGGCCGGGCAAAAGGACGTCAGCCCTCCCTTGCGGGGCTGGCGTCCTTTTATTTTGCGCCGTTTTTCGTCTGGCGCGACGTCGCGTCGCCGGGCTTTGTTTCCCGATTGTCAAATAAACGCCATGGATTCTCTTGCGGGTTCGAAGACGTCGTTCGTCTAGTCGGGCAGGGGGACATGACCACATGCCCCCCATGCATCCTGGTTCCGCCGAAGAGAGGCATGGTTTAACATCATGGTCGATTTCCCCACATTCGCCGCCTTGATCCAAAAAGGCGATCGCTCCATCATGCGCGCCGGTCGCGCACTGCAGAAAGGGGCGTGCTGATGTCCGGCGATATCATGACCTGGCTCGTGCCGCTGGTTGCCATGTTGGCCGCCGGCCTGCTCGCCGGCTTTGCCGCCGGCATCTTCGGCATCGGCGGCGGCTTCGTCGTCGTGCCGGCGCTGCTGGTCGTGCTGCCGCTGCTGGGGGGGACGAAGGACGGCATCGCCCATGTCGCGATCGGCACGTCGGCGGCGACGATCATCCTGACCTCCATCCGATCGCTGCTGGCGCATTCCAAGCGCGGCGCGGTGGAGTTCGACGTCCTCAAGACATGGGCGCCCTGGATCATATTGGGCTGCGGCGCGGGCGTCGTGCTGGCGGGCCATGTCGATGGCCGCACGCTCAAGATGATCTTCGGCGCAGGCGTCATCCTGATGTCGCTCAACTTCCTGATACCGGTGCTGAACGGCAAGGTGATCAGCGACCAGATGCCGTCGGGGCTGGCGCGCATCGGCATTGCAGGCGGGTTGGGCACATTTTCCTCGCTGCTGGGCATTGGCGGCGGCACCATTGCCATCATGACGATGACGCTGTGCGGCCGCACCATCCACCGCGCCATCGCTACCGCATCGGGCATCGGCACGCTGATCGCCATCCCGACCACCATCGGCTTTGCCATCATCGGCTTCCGCGAAGGCGGGCTGCCCTGGGGTTCGCTCGGCTATATCAACATCCCCGCGACGATTGCGATCGCATCAATGTCGATGCTGACCGCGCCGCTGGGCGTGGCCGCCGCCCACAGCCTGCCCGCCGGGCCGCTGAAGAAGATTTTCGGCGTCTATCTGCTGATCATCGGTGCGCTGATGCTGCGCGCGGGGCTCAAGATCTGATAATGATCTGATAATCTGGCTGTTTGAGAAAGCCGGTACCAGCCCGCTCCCCCGCCCAACCGCCCGACAGGATGACACTGGATCGGGTGGTTGGGCGGGGGAGCGGGCTGGTACCGTAACCAAAAATCGCTCTTTCGCGATTTTTCAAACAGGCTCTTAACGGCCGCCAGTGACCGCCTTAACAGGCTTTGTCACTGGCGGCCGTTCGCGCTATCTGACAGGCGGTGAAGATGGCGCAAACCGACCCGATTTCCGTGCTGCTGGTGGAAGATGACCCGGCGGCCCGCGCCAATATCGCCGAAATCCTCGTCCGCGCCGGCATGGTCGTCGACCTGGCGGAGGATGGCGCGGAAGGGCTCAAGCGCGCCGCATCGGGCCGCTATCATGTCATCATCCTCGATCGCACCCTGCCGCATCTTTCGGGCATCGACGTGGTGACGCGCATGCGCGTCGCCGGGATCGAGGCGCCGGTGCTGATGCTGTCCGCGCTCGGCCGCAGCGAGCATCGGGTCGAGGGGCTGGAAAGCGGCGTCGATGATTATATGGCCAAGCCCTTCGAGCCGGACGAACTGATCGCCCGCGTGCGCGCTTTGTGGCGCCGGGCCGGGCGGTTGCAGCAGGATTCGGTGCTGCTGTTCGGCGATTTGGAATGCCATGTGAAGGCGCGCACCGCCCATCGCGGCGGCCGCCATGTGCCGCTGTCGCCCAAGGAATTTGCGCTGTTCCGTTACCTCATGGAACATGCCGGCGAAGTGGTCACGCGCGAGATGCTGTTGCGCCATGTGTGGAAACTCAGCTTCGATCCCCAGACCAATGTCGTCGACGTCAATGTCGGCCGCCTGCGCCGCAAGCTGGAGGAAGGGTTCGACAGCGCCGTGCTGGAGACGGTCTGGGGCACAGGCTATCGGCTGATCGCCGCCCATGGCTAGGTTCGGCCTGTTGCGCTCGGTCTTTGGCCGGGTCACGCTGTCGGCCCTGCTGGTCAGCCTGGCATCCACGCTGGTGCTGTTCCTGGTGGTCGAACGGATCGTCGAGACTGACGGGCGCGTGATGCTGGGGCGAGAGGTCGATACCGATCTGGCGGGCCTGGCCGACATCTATGTCAGCAGTGGCGAGGCGGAACTGAGGGCGCGCATCGCCGATCGGCTGGCGATGGAGCGCGGCGACAGCGAAAAGGCCTATTATCTGCTCGCCGATGCGGCCGGGCGCCGGGTGGCGGGCAATATCGATCACTGGCCCGCCCTGGCGTCCGAAGTGTCCGAGGCCCGGTTGATCCGCCTGCCCGGCGGCGACCGCATGTTCGCGCGGGCGACGCTGCTTGGTCCCGACACCCGGCTGATCGTCGGGCGCAGCAATATCCGGGCGCAGGCGCTGCAGACCCGGCTCGCCATCGCCTTTGCCATTGCCGGCGCCATCGTCGCCCTGCTCAGCCTTGCCGCCGGCCATTTCGCGGCGCGCCGCCTGCGGCGTCGGGTCGAACGGATCAACCATGTCTTCGACGCGGTGCGTGCCGGCGATATCGGTGCGCGCGCACGCGCCACCGGGGCGAGCGACGAACTGGCCGAACTGGCGGCGAACACCAATGCGATGCTGGATCAGGTGCAGCGGCTGATGGAGGCCCAACGCTCCGTGTCGGATCAGACCGCGCACGAGATCCGCACCCCGCTGATGCATCTCGACACGCGTATCCTGAAAGCGATGGAACGGACTGATGATGAGGGGCTGTTGCGGACCCTCGGCCGGTCGCGCGACGAGATCCGCAGCGTCGTGCGATTGCTCGATTCCCTGCTCGATATTGCCGGCACCCAGGCGCTGCGCGGCGATCGCCGGGGCCTTGCCGATGTCGACCTCAGCGAGATTGCCGACAATCTGGCGGACCTGTATGGCGCCAGTGCAGAGGATCTGGGCATCGCCTTCAACGCGATGGTGGCGCCGGGCATATCCTTCCGCGCCGATCCGATGCAGATTACCCGGCTCTTGTCCAACCTGCTCGACAATGCGTTCAAATATGTGCCGCGCGGCGGCAGCGTGCTGCTCAGCCTGGCGCCGGGGCCGCTGATCATCGTGCAGGATAATGGCCGGGGCATACCGGCCGATGCGCGCGAACTGGTCTTCGACCGCTATGTCCGGCTCGATCCGTCGCCCGGCAGCGGCCATGGTCTGGGGCTGGCGCTGGCCCGTGCGATTGCCGAACGCCATGGCCTGACCATCCATGTCGAGGATGCCGCGCCCGGCGCCCGCTTCGTCGTGCAGCCGGAGATGGCGGATGATTAGGCTCTTCCTGCCCCTGCTGATGCTGGGCGTCGGCCCGGTCGCGGTGGTCGAGGAGCCGATGCCGACCGATGCGCTGATGCGCACGCTGGCGGAGGGCGACCTGGCGCAGGCGCGCGGCGATCAAGCCGCACTCGCGGCGGCGGCCGACACTCTCAAGCTGCTCGGCGCGCGCCCGGCGGAGGGGCAGGATGACCTGTCCACCCTCTGGTCGCAGCAGGCGCAGGCCGGCGGTGCCGTCCATGCCGGGCCGGTCTATCGCGGCCGCGCGCTCGGCCCCGCCTATCGCCGTGGTTCTCTGGCGGCGGGCGGGCGGGTGACGCTGCGCCAGTTGTTCCTTGCCGGCCAGCGCGCGCAGATTTCGGTGGCACGCGCCACCGGCATCGCCGCATCCCTGTCGGTCCGGGTGCGCAATGCCGATGGCGGCACGCTGTGCGCCAAGCCGGTGGCCGCGCCGCAGGCCGATTGTGCCTGGCTACCGCTGTTCACCGAACGCTATGCGATCGAGATAGAGAATGGCGGCAGCGCGCCGGCGACCTTCTATCTGGTGATCCGCTGATCTGATCCCAATCACCTGAAAACAGGGCGGAAAAGCCCGATATTCGGCCCTTTTGGGCGCTACGGCCCGCCGTTGCCGCGCCTCGCTTCGTCCATTCTGCACATCCGTTCAGGCGCAAAATGCCGGTCCCG
This window encodes:
- a CDS encoding AlpA family phage regulatory protein — protein: MASNPDRLISLAEVKELTGLGKTMIYRMIKAGSFPQQYKPGGFASRWSECEILAWRESQRAA
- a CDS encoding Lrp/AsnC family transcriptional regulator, which gives rise to MDRFDIALLEALQSDSRRSMNELGEQIGLSSSACHRRIRALEDAGMIEGYAARLDPAALGLTLQAFVEISLTSQSREAMERFETAVAGFPEILECHLMAGQADYLLRVAAADLKGFDAVHRDCLARLPGVSAIRTSFAIRRIRDWRGYRLRDLPI
- a CDS encoding integrase arm-type DNA-binding domain-containing protein; the encoded protein is MLNDAKIKAAKAREKDYRLSDSGQLYLQVSRAGGKHWRMNYTYGLNAKGKPAQKTLAFGSYPAVSLLDARGKRDAAKALLRDGKDPGIERRVAAKAQALANDNTFETVARAWWGKTKVRWSAVHAQDVIDSLSENIFDHIGDLPITSIKAPKLLELLTLVEDRGAIETAHRIRARLSSVFVYGIAAGICDSDPAASLGKALKPKPRAKKQPAVTSLTGLRQILIDAEGERCRAITKLALRFHALTAVRPGELRFARWDEIENLYGPTPLWRIPAARMKGDGDRKAEADGDHLVPLARQSVDVLKVLHTLTGDLDLMFPGERHMHRPISENTLRALLIRAGYHQRHVPHGFRAAFSTIMNERAKALGMVDDRAIIDLMLAHIPQNKVEGAYNRASYMDRRRELAQDWADMLLEGFWPPEIHLGQPIRYAATGPGRI
- a CDS encoding peptidylprolyl isomerase — its product is MTLRRRVALLAPFIVILPLAAADAADPPATPSAVVAQAPASAWRTVPAQDLLVMTIEGGKRVVIQLAPQFGPRHVANIRALATAHWWDGTSINRVQDNYVVQWGDATEKKPLPTGLAPTSPADYVQSLGGMKAKLTPLPYPDPYAPATGFIDGWPVAIDGDAAWLPHCYGMIGVGRNMSPDAGTGAELYTVIGQAPRQLDRNIAVVGRIVEGMAALTSLPRGSGDLGFYTDAERKLPIVSVRLASDLPEAERPRFQVMDTGSASFTDYLRLRANRKDDFYDRPAGGVDLCNAPVPVRLAP
- a CDS encoding response regulator transcription factor, whose product is MAQTDPISVLLVEDDPAARANIAEILVRAGMVVDLAEDGAEGLKRAASGRYHVIILDRTLPHLSGIDVVTRMRVAGIEAPVLMLSALGRSEHRVEGLESGVDDYMAKPFEPDELIARVRALWRRAGRLQQDSVLLFGDLECHVKARTAHRGGRHVPLSPKEFALFRYLMEHAGEVVTREMLLRHVWKLSFDPQTNVVDVNVGRLRRKLEEGFDSAVLETVWGTGYRLIAAHG
- a CDS encoding HAMP domain-containing sensor histidine kinase — translated: MARFGLLRSVFGRVTLSALLVSLASTLVLFLVVERIVETDGRVMLGREVDTDLAGLADIYVSSGEAELRARIADRLAMERGDSEKAYYLLADAAGRRVAGNIDHWPALASEVSEARLIRLPGGDRMFARATLLGPDTRLIVGRSNIRAQALQTRLAIAFAIAGAIVALLSLAAGHFAARRLRRRVERINHVFDAVRAGDIGARARATGASDELAELAANTNAMLDQVQRLMEAQRSVSDQTAHEIRTPLMHLDTRILKAMERTDDEGLLRTLGRSRDEIRSVVRLLDSLLDIAGTQALRGDRRGLADVDLSEIADNLADLYGASAEDLGIAFNAMVAPGISFRADPMQITRLLSNLLDNAFKYVPRGGSVLLSLAPGPLIIVQDNGRGIPADARELVFDRYVRLDPSPGSGHGLGLALARAIAERHGLTIHVEDAAPGARFVVQPEMADD
- the ald gene encoding alanine dehydrogenase gives rise to the protein MIVGTVKEIKNHEYRVGLTPESVHELTAHGHEVLVETGAGEGIGAHDALYERAGATIIATAAEVFARAEMIVKVKEPQAVERAMLRPGQILYTYLHLAPDPEQTRDLIASGATCIAYETVTDASGGLPLLKPMSQVAGRMSIQAGATALEKAHGGRGVLLGGVPGVLPAKVVVIGGGVVGFNAAQMAAGLGADVTILDRNPEVLEKLGMYFEARAKTRFSNRANLAECVAEADLVIGAVLIPGAAAPKLVSADMLKTMKKGAVLVDVAIDQGGCFETSHATTHADPTYIIDGIVHYCVANMPGAVARTSTYALNNVTLPHALRIAELGWKDALRRDPHLLAGLNVWDGKVTYKAVADDLGLPYTPAEDAIA
- a CDS encoding sulfite exporter TauE/SafE family protein encodes the protein MSGDIMTWLVPLVAMLAAGLLAGFAAGIFGIGGGFVVVPALLVVLPLLGGTKDGIAHVAIGTSAATIILTSIRSLLAHSKRGAVEFDVLKTWAPWIILGCGAGVVLAGHVDGRTLKMIFGAGVILMSLNFLIPVLNGKVISDQMPSGLARIGIAGGLGTFSSLLGIGGGTIAIMTMTLCGRTIHRAIATASGIGTLIAIPTTIGFAIIGFREGGLPWGSLGYINIPATIAIASMSMLTAPLGVAAAHSLPAGPLKKIFGVYLLIIGALMLRAGLKI
- a CDS encoding DUF6551 family protein, with translation MKGRAYSPEHERVMTYLRHAEKSKGSVAGPTDLQIKVQADLPSEKRVLEILADLSDARRIQINRQGRRRAITTFADRFDDSDDISARIQARNSTSNPQKSAVCGTMPRSEELGGFARPATTPNNAGNPQKSAVSTRPVAGSKRWPAAKGNPPSVENRSPTELRLDDSYQRSTDNGASKALIKRIATGWDWRMCLPLVVSKRDDGSLWVIDGQHRLAAALLRGDIQFLPCCVGVYGSVADEAAMFVAMNRARKPMNRLDDFHAAIASGDSEAIEITRLITDAGFTVSRKTGSQSWRPGEVAFTSAISKVLRKHGAKVCADALRTMQEAWPGEVLNAGASMFTALTKLAISPPDGFDHDRLFRALRKRTQREWASFLSETKGGGDDRAAQLRQVLLMAYEEETGAGDDR